The proteins below come from a single Mucilaginibacter mali genomic window:
- a CDS encoding uridine kinase family protein — MTNNKPYIIGVAGGSGSGKTFFLNCFLAHFSADEVCLVSQDDYYIPVAHNMTPEENKLYNFDLPSTIDREHFFKDISSLINGETVIKHEYTFNNPNAVPKVLEIKPAPIIIVEGLFIMHFTEIAALLDMKVFIDAEEDVALQRRLKRDLLERGYSHDDVMYKWHNHVVPSYKEYLLPYRDVCTKVISNNTQVAGDIMEITDQISRELRETVLG; from the coding sequence ATGACCAACAATAAGCCTTACATTATCGGGGTTGCCGGTGGCAGCGGTTCCGGTAAAACCTTCTTTTTAAATTGTTTCCTCGCGCATTTTAGTGCCGATGAGGTGTGCCTGGTATCTCAGGACGATTACTATATCCCTGTGGCCCACAACATGACGCCCGAGGAAAATAAGCTATATAACTTCGACCTGCCATCGACCATAGACCGTGAGCACTTTTTTAAGGATATCAGCAGCCTGATCAACGGCGAAACCGTTATTAAGCACGAGTACACCTTTAACAACCCGAACGCGGTTCCAAAAGTATTAGAGATAAAGCCAGCCCCCATTATTATTGTAGAGGGCCTGTTTATTATGCACTTTACCGAGATTGCCGCCCTGCTGGATATGAAGGTATTTATTGATGCCGAAGAAGACGTAGCCCTGCAGCGCCGCCTGAAACGCGACCTGCTGGAGCGCGGCTACTCGCACGATGATGTGATGTATAAATGGCATAACCACGTAGTGCCATCGTACAAAGAATATCTGCTGCCCTACCGGGATGTTTGCACCAAAGTGATCAGCAATAACACCCAGGTTGCGGGTGATATTATGGAGATCACCGATCAGATCTCGCGCGAGTTACGGGAGACGGTATTGGGTTAG
- a CDS encoding OmpP1/FadL family transporter: MKPKYLLTAALIVGAARMGFAQYSQDAIRYSTFQTGSTSRIKAIGNAGTAIGGDLSSIGGNPAGIGFFTRSEFSFTPEFDGSKVKATYQGQESNTSKSSINFNNVAAVFYSRLNTPKGADKTKGWLSLNFGISYNRTNNYYEDINYGGTNKTNSVTDYFAKDANSNGLASGSLGDWAYQQNLIDSYAAGTGSTYKSNATASNINPNGFAQQSSAIRTGGQSELSLSMGANYSNQFYAGFGIGITNLRYNTNTTFTESGIASVITAVGPPIVTANQPYTTTYSQDQQTKGTGFNLKAGFIFKPTDMLRLGAVITTPTWYNIDDNYNENLRTKLNNNNAPQGGPANYPFSYKLSTPFRAAGGMAIFFKQYGFITGDVEYVDYSSASLSGDYSSSGDNNDIKTLYQSAVNAHFGAEARLSSSVFLRGGYGIQGTPLKNNGSNINTTSGGIGYRNSDYYIDFTYSHITGNQNVFPYEIGTGSPSALLNKTNDNVYVTVGFRF, translated from the coding sequence ATGAAACCTAAATATTTACTAACAGCAGCCCTTATAGTAGGGGCCGCCAGGATGGGGTTTGCCCAATATTCGCAGGATGCCATCAGGTATTCTACCTTTCAAACAGGCTCTACATCACGCATTAAGGCTATCGGCAATGCCGGTACAGCCATCGGTGGCGACCTAAGTTCGATAGGCGGTAACCCGGCAGGTATCGGTTTTTTCACCCGGTCGGAGTTTAGTTTCACCCCCGAGTTCGACGGCTCGAAGGTTAAGGCCACCTACCAGGGACAGGAAAGCAATACCTCTAAAAGCAGTATCAATTTTAACAATGTGGCTGCCGTATTCTATTCGCGCCTGAACACGCCGAAGGGCGCCGATAAAACCAAGGGCTGGCTAAGCCTTAACTTTGGTATATCCTATAACCGCACCAATAACTATTACGAGGATATCAACTACGGCGGCACCAATAAAACCAACAGTGTTACCGACTATTTTGCAAAAGATGCCAATAGCAACGGCCTGGCCAGTGGATCGTTAGGCGACTGGGCGTATCAACAAAACCTGATCGACTCGTACGCGGCCGGTACCGGGAGCACTTATAAATCAAACGCTACGGCAAGCAATATCAACCCCAACGGCTTCGCGCAGCAAAGCAGCGCTATACGCACCGGCGGACAATCGGAGCTAAGTTTATCCATGGGCGCTAATTACAGCAACCAGTTTTACGCTGGCTTTGGCATCGGTATCACTAATTTACGTTATAACACCAACACCACTTTTACCGAAAGCGGCATTGCATCTGTAATTACTGCTGTTGGCCCTCCTATTGTAACTGCCAATCAACCCTACACTACCACCTATAGCCAGGATCAGCAAACCAAGGGGACCGGGTTTAATTTAAAGGCCGGCTTTATATTTAAACCTACCGATATGCTGCGTTTAGGCGCTGTGATCACCACCCCTACCTGGTACAACATTGATGATAATTATAACGAGAACCTGCGCACTAAACTGAATAACAACAACGCCCCCCAAGGCGGACCTGCCAATTACCCGTTCAGCTACAAACTGTCTACCCCATTCAGGGCGGCGGGCGGTATGGCCATCTTCTTTAAGCAGTACGGTTTTATTACCGGCGATGTGGAATATGTTGATTATTCATCAGCCAGCCTAAGCGGCGACTATAGTTCAAGTGGTGATAATAATGATATCAAAACGCTTTACCAATCGGCAGTTAATGCGCACTTCGGCGCCGAAGCAAGGTTAAGCAGTTCAGTGTTTCTGCGCGGCGGTTACGGCATACAAGGCACCCCGCTTAAAAACAACGGCAGCAATATCAATACTACCAGCGGCGGTATCGGCTATCGTAACAGCGATTACTATATCGATTTTACCTACAGCCATATTACCGGTAACCAAAATGTTTTCCCTTACGAAATTGGCACCGGCAGCCCATCGGCCCTGTTAAATAAAACTAACGATAACGTTTATGTAACGGTGGGATTCAGGTTCTAA
- a CDS encoding DPBB and LysM peptidoglycan-binding domain-containing protein, translating into MRFKLLVIIFPLLLSAGSILAKNVVDSVGVENLNGKKVILYKVGPKETYYGISQRYHAKVGDVIQFNNNVVLQPGMVMKVPTDMPFAQNTAKPAIAEKKPEVKYTMQQFRVAPGETLYSIAKRFGTTVDDIKATNNLKSDVLTPGETLQIRTVANAAAKTPEKEAVAENKPAVQAPPVTQQTKPVVQPPVSQPQQTVAQTQVNTNQPVQNAPVDTRNTQQYKVSAGETLFTIAKRFGTSVEDIIALNKLPNNNLQPNQILVVRSGMPPAPEPVKPKPQDVVIAKRDTTNVAGIADSLDRHIPANRYGLFLKDEKGPATWMDDPSFDPKKQLVLHRTAPIGTVMKITNLMTGRSVFAKVAGRFADNENNKDVIVVVTKNVADMIGAVDKRFRVDISYGVPNDQQ; encoded by the coding sequence ATGAGGTTTAAATTATTAGTAATCATATTTCCCCTGTTACTGTCAGCCGGCAGCATATTAGCAAAAAACGTAGTCGATTCGGTGGGTGTTGAGAATTTGAATGGTAAAAAAGTAATTCTTTATAAAGTTGGCCCTAAAGAAACCTATTATGGTATTAGCCAGCGTTATCATGCCAAAGTAGGCGATGTGATCCAATTTAACAATAACGTAGTGTTACAACCGGGTATGGTAATGAAGGTGCCAACCGACATGCCATTTGCCCAAAACACCGCGAAACCAGCTATAGCCGAAAAAAAGCCGGAAGTAAAATATACCATGCAGCAATTCCGCGTAGCGCCGGGCGAAACATTATATTCCATAGCCAAACGCTTCGGCACTACAGTTGATGATATAAAAGCAACCAACAACTTAAAATCGGATGTACTGACACCGGGAGAAACATTGCAGATCAGGACAGTTGCGAATGCCGCTGCCAAAACGCCTGAAAAGGAAGCCGTAGCCGAAAACAAACCAGCCGTACAAGCCCCTCCGGTTACGCAGCAAACCAAACCAGTGGTGCAACCACCGGTTAGCCAGCCGCAGCAAACAGTAGCACAAACGCAGGTTAATACAAACCAGCCTGTGCAAAATGCCCCTGTTGACACCCGCAATACGCAGCAATACAAAGTATCGGCAGGTGAAACCTTGTTTACCATAGCCAAGCGCTTCGGCACATCGGTAGAGGATATCATCGCGCTGAATAAACTGCCTAATAATAACCTGCAGCCCAACCAGATACTGGTAGTGCGCAGCGGTATGCCGCCTGCACCAGAGCCTGTTAAACCAAAACCGCAGGATGTAGTGATTGCCAAACGCGATACCACAAACGTCGCCGGCATTGCCGATAGTCTTGACCGCCATATCCCGGCTAACCGTTACGGCCTGTTCTTAAAGGACGAAAAAGGCCCGGCCACCTGGATGGACGATCCAAGCTTCGACCCTAAAAAGCAGCTGGTATTGCACCGTACCGCCCCTATCGGTACCGTGATGAAGATCACCAACCTGATGACCGGCCGCAGTGTGTTTGCCAAGGTTGCCGGTCGTTTTGCCGATAACGAAAACAACAAAGACGTAATAGTAGTAGTTACCAAAAATGTTGCCGATATGATCGGCGCGGTTGATAAACGTTTCCGTGTTGATATTAGCTACGGCGTACCAAATGACCAACAATAA
- a CDS encoding Dps family protein, producing MNAKEISLTEKKVKPVVDHLNDLLANYHIHYQKLRGCHWNVKGKSFFTLHLKFEELYTAALTTIDELAERILTLGKAPYSTFDDYIKTSTLKEVDTIGMKDTHMVKALVTDMATLIEMERELLEITADAGDDGTNDMINRFMQFKEKNTWMLRSFIDED from the coding sequence ATGAACGCAAAAGAAATCAGCCTGACAGAGAAAAAAGTAAAACCTGTTGTAGATCACCTGAACGATCTGCTGGCCAACTATCACATCCATTACCAAAAATTACGCGGCTGCCATTGGAATGTTAAGGGCAAAAGCTTCTTTACCCTGCACCTTAAGTTTGAAGAATTGTACACCGCCGCCCTGACCACCATCGACGAACTGGCCGAACGCATACTGACCTTAGGCAAGGCCCCATACAGTACCTTCGACGATTACATTAAAACATCTACGCTGAAGGAAGTTGACACCATCGGCATGAAGGATACCCACATGGTAAAGGCCCTGGTTACCGATATGGCCACCCTGATAGAAATGGAACGCGAGCTACTGGAAATTACCGCCGATGCCGGGGATGACGGCACCAACGATATGATCAACCGCTTTATGCAGTTTAAGGAAAAGAACACCTGGATGCTGCGCTCGTTTATTGATGAGGATTGA
- a CDS encoding DUF4905 domain-containing protein: MILTPHISHQTAGIVWRMEIDPLTDTLFAEVRNEGEKQVGFTSVSLSSGKVNFSGLTTGERWLTGMEAAYNGVLLLHHYASPGSPTHKAIIAIDAQTGQALWSNYNLTFDHLSTAGPVVFDTRIQPRKLFTIDITTGATLGSYQPSVSQDVANDIVLPDMLSADSMESALPEKPYGNIVHQLWYNWYRIVSLHALKNNTLSQALYIFKGGQQVFTDLLHTGIQKLQPEAFVLHKHYLIYLKNKGELMVINLGN, from the coding sequence ATGATTTTAACGCCTCATATTTCGCATCAAACCGCCGGCATAGTATGGCGCATGGAGATTGACCCACTGACGGATACGCTTTTTGCCGAAGTGCGTAACGAAGGCGAAAAGCAGGTCGGTTTTACATCGGTCAGTTTGTCATCGGGCAAGGTAAATTTTTCAGGACTGACAACCGGCGAACGCTGGCTAACCGGCATGGAAGCGGCATACAACGGCGTTTTGCTATTGCACCATTACGCGTCGCCGGGCAGCCCTACGCATAAAGCCATCATCGCAATCGATGCGCAAACCGGGCAAGCGCTGTGGAGCAACTACAATTTAACATTCGATCACCTAAGCACCGCCGGACCTGTTGTTTTTGATACCCGCATACAACCACGTAAATTATTTACTATCGATATCACCACCGGTGCAACATTGGGCAGCTATCAGCCGTCAGTTAGCCAGGATGTTGCCAATGATATTGTTTTGCCTGATATGCTAAGTGCCGATAGTATGGAGAGTGCCCTTCCCGAAAAACCTTACGGAAATATCGTACATCAACTGTGGTATAACTGGTACAGAATTGTATCTTTGCACGCGCTAAAAAATAATACATTAAGCCAGGCGCTGTATATTTTTAAAGGTGGGCAACAGGTATTTACCGATTTATTGCACACCGGCATACAAAAATTGCAGCCCGAGGCGTTTGTATTACACAAGCACTATTTAATTTATCTGAAAAATAAAGGTGAATTAATGGTGATTAACTTAGGAAACTGA